A window of Candidatus Izemoplasma sp. contains these coding sequences:
- a CDS encoding LytTR family DNA-binding domain-containing protein produces MKINIAVVEDNHESQIKIKEFIRKYDNESDDTFIISVFSDGDEIVDQYEAEFDIILMDIEMKRMNGMTAAEKIREIDPSVVLIFITNMTKFAVKGYAVNALSYLLKPVEYFAFRREIEKSVQQIKSRKEYYLVLPTIEGIAKVSASNIGYMESIKHQVIIHTIDEKEYVLNTTLKEMQTKLKEYNYYRINSCYIVNLDKVDGVKKDYAQVMGNELKISRPRKKGFKTALTKYLGGQL; encoded by the coding sequence ATGAAAATAAATATCGCAGTTGTTGAAGACAATCATGAGAGCCAAATCAAAATTAAAGAATTTATTAGAAAATATGATAATGAAAGTGATGATACCTTTATCATCTCAGTTTTTTCTGATGGGGATGAAATAGTAGATCAATATGAAGCTGAATTCGATATCATCTTAATGGACATAGAAATGAAAAGGATGAATGGTATGACAGCTGCAGAAAAAATCAGAGAAATTGATCCATCTGTAGTTCTTATATTTATAACAAACATGACAAAATTCGCCGTGAAAGGTTATGCTGTAAATGCACTAAGTTATTTGCTTAAACCAGTTGAGTATTTTGCTTTTAGGCGAGAGATTGAAAAGTCTGTTCAACAAATAAAATCGCGCAAGGAATATTATCTTGTTTTGCCGACTATTGAAGGTATCGCCAAAGTTTCCGCCTCAAATATAGGGTATATGGAGAGTATAAAACATCAGGTCATCATCCACACAATAGATGAGAAAGAGTATGTTTTAAATACAACACTTAAGGAAATGCAAACCAAACTGAAAGAGTATAATTATTATCGTATAAATAGTTGTTATATCGTTAATCTTGATAAGGTTGATGGAGTTAAAAAGGATTATGCACAAGTTATGGGTAATGAGTTGAAAATTAGTAGGCCACGTAAAAAAGGATTTAAAACAGCCTTGACTAAGTACTTAGGAGGACAATTATAG